One Hordeum vulgare subsp. vulgare chromosome 4H, MorexV3_pseudomolecules_assembly, whole genome shotgun sequence DNA window includes the following coding sequences:
- the LOC123446997 gene encoding transcription repressor OFP12-like — MLGCFSRLRRPPSAATGAPAPVQPSDEASTSAASTSSTPPTSPRSSSSSARFKNGAGRGGDADVDVAKERLRPSSALAVDSGLSSAIASRRFFLSSPGRSNSIVDSSAHAAAVLGVGAAGVAVPTYSPDPHADFLLSMEEMSAALRLDARRRGDRARLHELLLCYLALNDKRAHRYIVSAFTDLLLRLTATQSDDLDADDQQHGTM; from the coding sequence ATGCTGGGTTGCTTCTCCCGGCTCCGGCGGCCGCCCTCTGCCGCGACGGGGGCGCCTGCGCCCGTGCAGCCGTCCGACGAGGCGTCCACGTCGGCCGCGTCCACCAGCTCCACCCCGCCGACCTCCCCgcgctcgtcctcctcctccgcccgcttCAAGAACGGTGCTGGCAGGGGCGGGGACGCGGACGTCGACGTCGCGAAGGAGCGCCTGCGGCCGTCGTCCGCGCTCGCCGTGGACTCCGGGCTGTCATCAGCCATCGCGTCCCGgcggttcttcctctcctccccggGGCGGTCCAACTCCATCGTGGACTCGTCGGCGCATGCGGCCGCCGTGCTGGGCGTGGGCGCGGCCGGGGTGGCGGTGCCGACATACTCCCCGGACCCGCACGCCGACTTTCTGCTTTCCATGGAGGAGATGTCGGCCGCGCTGCGGCTGGACGCGCGGCGGCGCGGCGACAGGGCGCGCCTCCACGAGCTGCTGCTCTGCTACCTGGCGCTCAACGACAAGCGCGCGCACCGGTACATCGTCAGCGCCTTCaccgacctcctcctccgcctcaccGCCACCCAGTCCGACGACCTCGACGCCGACGACCAGCAGCACGGCACCATGTAG